In Meiothermus ruber DSM 1279, the following proteins share a genomic window:
- a CDS encoding alpha/beta fold hydrolase: MSVPVVLLHAFPYSPAMWAGQLEAVKGHPVLSPDILGFESLESAAAHVLVEMDNLGWQKAVFVGLSMGGYVIFRLWNLEPERFAGMVLADTRATPDTPEAARSRLEQAERIRLEGMQFFPEATLKGHLGVTTHACRPELVARVRQAQLEADPSRVARSLEALAARPDSVPLLSSISVPALVLVGEEDTLTPPADARQMAAQIPDSRMLILPEAGHLSNLENPKAFNTALRGFLAELY, translated from the coding sequence TCGGTTCCTGTGGTCTTGCTACACGCCTTTCCCTACAGCCCGGCCATGTGGGCAGGGCAGCTCGAGGCCGTCAAAGGGCATCCGGTTCTGAGCCCCGACATCCTGGGGTTCGAGAGCCTGGAAAGCGCAGCTGCCCACGTGCTGGTCGAGATGGACAACCTGGGCTGGCAGAAAGCGGTGTTCGTGGGGCTTTCCATGGGCGGCTACGTGATCTTTAGGCTGTGGAACCTCGAGCCCGAGCGCTTCGCGGGGATGGTGCTGGCCGACACCCGCGCCACCCCGGACACCCCTGAGGCGGCCCGTTCGCGCCTGGAGCAGGCCGAGCGCATCCGCCTGGAAGGGATGCAGTTCTTCCCGGAGGCCACCCTCAAGGGGCATCTGGGGGTTACCACCCATGCCTGCCGCCCTGAGCTGGTGGCCCGGGTGCGGCAGGCCCAGCTCGAGGCCGATCCCAGCCGGGTGGCGAGGAGCCTCGAGGCCCTGGCAGCGCGCCCCGACTCGGTGCCGCTGCTCTCCAGCATCTCGGTTCCAGCCCTGGTGCTGGTGGGCGAGGAGGATACCCTCACCCCGCCCGCCGATGCCCGGCAGATGGCCGCCCAGATTCCCGATAGCCGGATGCTGATCCTGCCCGAGGCGGGGCACCTGAGCAACCTGGAGAACCCCAAGGCCTTCAACACCGCCCTGCGGGGCTTTTTGGCCGAGCTTTACTGA